The Lycium barbarum isolate Lr01 chromosome 9, ASM1917538v2, whole genome shotgun sequence genome has a segment encoding these proteins:
- the LOC132611943 gene encoding uncharacterized mitochondrial protein AtMg00810-like, with the protein MDDIIITGSSDEFISDIISGLAKEFAMKDLGPLHFFLGIEVHYFKGGIHLSQGKYVAELLKKTNMALAKPVGRPLAQKHGLQLATGNTADAPLYMSVVGSLQYLCLTRPDISHAVNLAVKRILRYVRGTSNYGLRLLARSPLTLYGFSDADWGGCAITRKSTTGYSIYLSANCISWASRKQHTVSRSSAEAEYRALASIATEMTWIIYILNDIGVYLKSAPTLFCDNISALYMRVNPVLHARTKHVEMDYHFVREKVARGQLVTHFVRTKDQLADIHTKALTKQEFTRFRSKLGVCIPPPHKLEGKCCEIEDSCMDMKSSIYEIT; encoded by the exons ATGGATGACATTATTATCACTGGAAGCTCAGATGAGTTCATTAGTGATATAATTTCTGGCCTTGCAAAAGAGTTTGCTATGAAAGATCTTGGACCATTACACTTCTTCTTAGGAATTGAAGTACATTATTTCAAAGGAGGGATCCATCTGAGTCAAGGGAAGTATGTTGCAGAATTGCTGAAGAAGACTAATATGGCACTTGCAAAACCAGTTGGCAGACCTTTGGCACAAAAACATGGTCTACAACTAGCAACAGGAAACACAGCTGATGCACCATTGTATATGAGTGTTGTAGGAAGTCTCCAATATCTGTGTCTAACTAGGCCTGATATATCACATGCAGTTAATCTA GCTGTAAAGAGGATTCTTAGATATGTGAGAGGGACATCAAACTATGGTCTGAGGTTGCTAGCTAGATCACCACTTACATTGTATGGATTCTCAGATGCAGATTGGGGAGGTTGTGCAATAACAAGGAAGTCAACTACAGGTTACTCAATATATCTAAGTGCAAATTGCATCTCTTGGGCCTCTAGAAAGCAGCATACAGTGTCAAGGTCCAGTGCTGAAGCAGAATATAGAGCACTGGCCTCAATAGCAACTGAAATGACTTGGATAATATACATTCTTAATGATATAGGAGTGTACTTGAAATCAGCACCAACACTATTTTGTGACAACATCAGTGCATTATACATGAGAGTAAATCCAGTTTTACATGCTAGAACTAAACATGTGGAAATGGATTATCACTTTGTAAGGGAGAAGGTAGCTAGAGGACAGCTTGTGACACACTTTGTGAGAACTAAAGATCAACTGGCAGATATTCACACTAAGGCATTGACAAAGCAGGAGTTCACAAGATTCAGAAGCAAGCTAGGAGTGTGCATACCACCACCTCACAAGCTTGAGGGGAAGTGTTGTGAGATAGAAGACTCATGCATGGATATGAAGTCTTCCATCTATGAGATAACCTAG
- the LOC132611942 gene encoding WUSCHEL-related homeobox 5-like, producing the protein MEEEMSVRGRGGGGTKCGRWNPTSEQVKLPTHLFRSGLRTPTTDQIQQISSQLSFYGKTQSKNVFYWFQNHKARERQKRHTVFLDEPKEEGLHFSSYQDNNITSTKHFSEISYFIQGAEQLERVKETLQLFPLNSLNESESEKLRFFAEECKENAAFSYNIGTEMDHPTLDLRLNFL; encoded by the exons atggaagaggAAATGTCAGTGAGGGGACGTGGTGGAGGAGGGACAAAGTGTGGGCGGTGGAATCCCACAAGTGAGCAAGTCAAACTTCCAACTCACTTGTTCAGGTCAGGACTCCGTACCCCAACCACTGATCAGATACAACAGATATCTTCCCAACTTAGCTTTTATGGAAAGACTCAGAGTAAAAATGTCTTTTATTGGTTCCAAAACCATAAAGCTCGTGAAAGACAGAAACGTCATACGGTTTTCCTCGATGAACCAAAAGAGGAAGGACTCCATTTCTCATCATACCAAGACAACAATATCACTTCAACCAAAC ATTTTTCAGAAATAAGCTATTTTATCCAAGGAGCCGAGCAGCTAGAAAGAGTGAAAGAGACTTTGCAACTCTTTCCACTGAATTCGTTAAATGAATCAGAGTCAGAGAAGCTGAGGTTTTTTGCAGAAGAATGCAAGGAGAACGCTGCGTTTTCATACAATATTGGGACCGAAATGGACCATCCAACATTGGATCTCCGTTTAAACTTCCTGTGA